In one uncultured Methanoregula sp. genomic region, the following are encoded:
- the nrdD gene encoding anaerobic ribonucleoside-triphosphate reductase, protein MMAHRETKQLTFEGMTVPALPYVRTTDGHIIDWDRNRIVRQIVEETKLVETFYGYEGATEAVAQDIALEVENRIKNMGLKSLSGPLIREIVNITLLERGMVQYRNVSTRVGTPVFDAHLIDVGRGFEAHDNANLQENAETSHKKKADKISKEQYLLQLPPDLADHHLSGEMHIHDLEYFGTRPFCQDWDLRYFFYYGLMPDGNGTKASVAGPAKRAEVAILHAVKALGSAQTNFAGGQGYYNFLTFLAPFMEGMPYEEIKQMVQMFVYEMTQMMVARGGQLVFSSIQLSPGVPTLWQNKPCVYKGKVWDGKSAPSRTYGEFEREVRLLFKALMEVMLEGDYWGKPFNFPKPEISIEPDFMTEREEFNKKNPDLPTYRELYLMTFELASKFGTPYYDNQLPAYRGAGKGISCYQCCAYQFSTVADEDSDFDRKLIFDEGKHFSMGSWQVVSVNCPRAAYNAEGDDARLFSELKKLMDVAVEIFKIKRRWMDLIRANSRMPFAMQRPKDPNTGERGAIAVDLEGLVYTIGVVGVNEMVQHHTGKQLHESREAFRLAIRAMTEMELYGRELSKKFNMTIALARTPAETTGQRFAVADLLDRRYHDFARAIIKGDIEEGLAKLGKSRDLPIYYTNGTHVAPGADIPLTKRMEIEHVFFPIVDGGNIFHIWLGEARPDPRGLMDMAMNLCRNTQIGYFAFTRDITVSLRQFHEMRDNKKAISNWVPADLPIRA, encoded by the coding sequence ATGATGGCGCACCGGGAAACCAAGCAACTGACGTTTGAGGGAATGACCGTTCCGGCCCTCCCGTACGTCCGGACAACGGACGGGCATATTATTGACTGGGACCGCAACCGTATTGTCCGCCAGATCGTTGAGGAGACAAAGCTCGTCGAGACGTTCTATGGTTATGAAGGTGCAACCGAGGCCGTTGCGCAGGACATTGCTCTCGAGGTAGAGAACCGTATCAAAAATATGGGGCTCAAGTCACTTTCCGGTCCCCTCATCCGTGAAATCGTTAATATCACCCTGCTGGAGCGCGGCATGGTGCAATACCGGAACGTCTCAACCCGGGTCGGTACTCCGGTTTTCGACGCACACCTCATCGATGTAGGCAGGGGTTTCGAAGCGCACGATAACGCCAACCTGCAGGAGAATGCCGAGACTTCGCACAAAAAGAAAGCCGACAAGATCTCCAAAGAGCAGTATCTCCTCCAGCTCCCGCCGGATCTTGCCGATCATCACCTCTCGGGCGAGATGCATATCCACGACCTCGAATATTTCGGTACCCGCCCGTTCTGCCAGGACTGGGATCTGCGCTATTTCTTTTACTATGGCCTGATGCCGGATGGAAATGGTACTAAAGCCTCTGTTGCAGGCCCTGCAAAACGTGCGGAAGTTGCCATCCTCCATGCCGTCAAGGCACTCGGGTCAGCCCAGACAAACTTTGCCGGGGGCCAGGGCTACTATAATTTCCTCACCTTCCTCGCTCCATTCATGGAAGGGATGCCCTATGAAGAGATCAAACAGATGGTCCAGATGTTTGTCTACGAGATGACGCAGATGATGGTTGCCCGTGGCGGCCAGCTCGTCTTCTCTTCGATCCAGTTATCCCCCGGCGTACCCACGCTCTGGCAGAACAAACCCTGCGTTTACAAAGGCAAGGTCTGGGACGGGAAATCAGCACCATCCAGGACGTATGGTGAATTTGAGCGGGAGGTCCGTCTTCTCTTCAAGGCACTCATGGAAGTGATGCTCGAAGGGGATTACTGGGGCAAGCCGTTCAATTTCCCCAAGCCGGAGATCTCCATCGAGCCTGACTTCATGACCGAACGCGAGGAGTTCAATAAAAAGAACCCCGACCTGCCCACCTACAGGGAACTCTATCTGATGACCTTCGAGCTTGCCTCGAAGTTCGGCACACCGTATTACGACAACCAGCTTCCCGCTTACCGGGGTGCAGGCAAGGGCATCTCCTGCTACCAGTGCTGCGCTTACCAGTTCTCGACTGTTGCCGATGAAGACTCGGATTTTGACAGGAAACTCATTTTTGATGAGGGCAAACATTTCTCCATGGGCTCGTGGCAGGTGGTTTCAGTGAACTGCCCGCGGGCAGCCTATAACGCAGAGGGCGACGATGCACGCCTCTTCTCTGAACTCAAGAAACTCATGGACGTGGCAGTCGAGATCTTCAAGATCAAGCGCCGCTGGATGGACCTGATCCGGGCAAACAGCCGCATGCCGTTTGCCATGCAGCGCCCCAAGGATCCCAATACCGGGGAGCGGGGAGCGATTGCAGTAGATCTCGAAGGACTTGTCTATACAATAGGTGTTGTTGGCGTCAACGAGATGGTCCAGCACCATACCGGTAAACAGCTCCACGAGTCAAGAGAAGCGTTCCGCCTCGCCATCCGGGCAATGACCGAGATGGAACTTTATGGAAGAGAACTGAGCAAGAAATTTAACATGACCATTGCCCTTGCCCGCACCCCGGCCGAGACAACCGGGCAGCGCTTCGCGGTTGCTGATCTGCTCGACCGGCGCTACCATGACTTTGCCAGGGCGATCATCAAGGGCGATATCGAAGAAGGTCTTGCGAAACTGGGCAAGAGCCGGGATCTCCCGATCTATTACACGAACGGTACCCACGTTGCGCCGGGTGCAGATATCCCGCTGACCAAACGGATGGAGATCGAGCATGTCTTCTTCCCCATTGTTGATGGGGGCAACATCTTCCATATATGGCTTGGGGAAGCACGGCCGGATCCACGGGGTCTCATGGATATGGCGATGAACCTCTGCCGCAACACCCAGATCGGGTATTTTGCATTCACCCGCGATATCACGGTCTCGCTCCGCCAGTTCCACGAGATGCGGGACAATAAAAAGGCAATCTCGAACTGGGTCCCGGCGGATCTGCCGATCAGGGCGTAA
- a CDS encoding glutaredoxin domain-containing protein: MPKNPELIVYTLEFCPHCDTLKGFLKKEGYTFTERDLSTAESLTELRLNGVFVNEAPVLQKGSDFYTTADLFPAGNFDGAQIKKLISGG; this comes from the coding sequence GTGCCAAAGAATCCGGAACTGATCGTCTATACGCTTGAATTTTGCCCGCATTGCGACACATTGAAGGGTTTTTTGAAAAAGGAGGGCTATACGTTCACAGAACGCGATCTCTCCACGGCCGAATCACTTACCGAACTCCGGCTCAACGGGGTCTTCGTCAATGAAGCTCCTGTGCTCCAGAAAGGTTCGGATTTCTATACAACTGCAGATCTTTTTCCCGCAGGCAACTTTGACGGAGCGCAGATAAAAAAACTGATATCAGGTGGATGA
- the thpR gene encoding RNA 2',3'-cyclic phosphodiesterase — MPACRRKERLSLVDEWDNSTVMVRVFVALELSGEIRSRLAEAQDTLRTCSARLTFVNPDLIHITAKFLGEVNAQQLPAIREALRSIPFRPFAISAGEVTVNNRERPRTVWSSIEDAGNGQQLLLAIDTALGPLDIEPETRRFTPHATVARVKVADPSLFIALRKLEGKTYGSCQVSSLKLKKSTLTPGGPVYEDLLEVKW; from the coding sequence ATGCCGGCTTGCCGTAGAAAAGAGCGATTATCATTAGTAGATGAATGGGACAATAGTACCGTAATGGTCAGGGTGTTTGTTGCACTGGAGTTATCCGGGGAAATAAGAAGCCGGCTTGCCGAAGCACAGGATACTCTCCGTACGTGTTCTGCCCGGCTTACTTTTGTCAATCCGGATCTCATCCACATAACCGCAAAATTCCTTGGGGAAGTGAATGCACAACAATTACCGGCAATCAGGGAAGCCCTGCGGAGTATCCCGTTCAGGCCGTTTGCCATCAGTGCCGGGGAAGTGACCGTGAATAACCGCGAGCGTCCCCGTACTGTCTGGAGTTCAATTGAGGATGCAGGCAATGGTCAGCAGCTCCTCCTTGCTATCGATACGGCGCTTGGCCCATTGGATATTGAACCCGAGACCCGCAGGTTCACGCCCCACGCTACTGTTGCACGGGTTAAGGTTGCAGATCCTTCTCTCTTCATTGCCCTCCGGAAACTTGAAGGAAAGACCTATGGAAGCTGCCAGGTAAGCAGCCTGAAACTCAAGAAGAGCACCCTGACCCCCGGAGGGCCCGTTTACGAGGATCTGCTTGAGGTGAAATGGTGA
- the cca gene encoding CCA tRNA nucleotidyltransferase: MVNRLPLEEMVLSGLRPTAAEREHVCNLGKKLLEAIAGSGKAEGMVVGSIARHTWLRGDRDLDVFMLFDPSLPREALEAEGLALARSIAARFTGTYHEKYAEHPYINATIDDVDVDLVPCYNVSSAEKIQSAVDRTPFHTRYITDKINGLIDDVLLLKRFAKAGGIYGSDQMTEGFSGYLCELLVLNYGGFTGLLKAAAEWRPKTLIDPENHAKKEFDEPLIVIDPVDPRRNVAAAVSPDRMAEFVELARGYLESPSSDFFTLPASPCISQEELGALVTDRGTYLYAITFPTPPYIEEVIVPQLKRSTAGICEELERNGFSVHHAHYVMKPERCMFLFELLVAELPKVRTHSGPPLWNRTNADKFREKYISSVLPGPYISQARYEMEVPREYTRAKDLLNSPALQQVSLGKHVRQAFANGWHVDEGADCWHPEFADFIGSFFSRCSPFVRIRQKK, encoded by the coding sequence ATGGTGAACCGGCTCCCCCTGGAAGAGATGGTCCTCTCCGGGCTCCGCCCGACTGCAGCGGAGCGGGAGCACGTCTGTAATCTTGGGAAAAAACTGCTTGAAGCAATTGCCGGAAGCGGCAAGGCTGAAGGAATGGTGGTGGGCTCCATAGCACGCCACACCTGGTTACGGGGAGATCGTGACCTTGATGTGTTCATGCTGTTTGATCCGTCACTGCCGCGGGAGGCGCTGGAGGCAGAAGGTCTCGCCCTGGCCCGCAGCATAGCTGCCCGTTTCACAGGCACTTACCATGAGAAATATGCGGAGCATCCCTACATCAACGCAACCATTGATGACGTGGATGTGGATCTTGTTCCCTGTTATAATGTCAGCAGCGCGGAGAAGATCCAGAGTGCTGTTGACCGTACACCATTCCACACGCGGTACATCACGGATAAGATCAACGGTCTTATCGATGATGTCCTCCTTCTGAAACGATTTGCAAAAGCCGGGGGAATCTATGGTTCAGACCAGATGACCGAAGGTTTTTCCGGCTATCTCTGCGAACTCCTCGTGCTCAATTACGGCGGGTTTACCGGGCTTTTAAAAGCTGCGGCGGAATGGCGGCCAAAAACCCTTATCGATCCTGAAAACCATGCAAAAAAGGAGTTCGACGAACCTCTTATCGTGATTGATCCGGTGGATCCCCGGCGGAATGTGGCAGCCGCAGTCTCCCCCGATCGTATGGCTGAATTCGTTGAACTTGCACGGGGCTACCTTGAATCCCCTTCCAGCGACTTCTTTACCCTGCCGGCCTCCCCATGTATTTCGCAGGAAGAGCTTGGTGCTCTCGTAACTGATCGTGGCACGTACCTGTACGCGATCACATTTCCGACACCCCCGTATATCGAGGAAGTTATTGTCCCCCAGCTCAAGAGGAGCACGGCAGGGATCTGCGAGGAACTGGAGCGGAATGGCTTTTCTGTCCACCATGCTCATTACGTCATGAAACCGGAGCGCTGCATGTTCTTATTTGAACTGCTCGTTGCCGAACTGCCAAAGGTCCGCACGCATTCCGGCCCCCCTCTCTGGAACCGGACAAATGCCGATAAGTTCCGCGAGAAATATATCAGCTCCGTTCTTCCCGGACCCTATATCAGCCAGGCCCGGTACGAGATGGAAGTGCCCCGTGAATATACCCGGGCAAAAGATCTGCTCAACTCACCGGCCCTCCAGCAGGTCAGTCTCGGCAAACATGTGCGCCAGGCGTTCGCAAATGGCTGGCATGTTGACGAAGGCGCCGATTGCTGGCACCCGGAATTTGCAGATTTTATCGGAAGCTTCTTTTCGCGATGTTCGCCATTTGTCCGGATCAGGCAAAAGAAGTGA